CTCCATTGATCACCAGTGGAGAGTGAGTAAATCTGAAAATCAAGTCTTTCCATTAACTTGATTACTCTCACCACTTTATAATCATTAGTTTTTGGATCAAATCCAAACCCAATACACTCATTAGAACTAAAATGGGTTGGAGGAAGATTAACTAACTTTCTAACAGAAGGGTTCCATAGGCATAATCTGCTGGTATCCATGGTTAAATTGTTGGAGAGGCTGAGGAGCAGGCCATTACAAGTACCCACCACACGGAATTTTGCATCAGGGTCTGGAACATGGGAAGGGTAATCAAAGCTGGTGTGTTGAGTGAAATCAGGTTCAATTTCGTTATGCAATGCGTAGAATTCTTCCTGATTCTCTAAGCAGAGGTTGAAGAAGAGCAGGTTTTTGTTGTGGGAGTGGTGGAGATGGGTGGAAATGaaagtggggttttgaattAGAGACTTCCAGGCTTTTGAGACAGAGGTACAGATAATTATGGATTTGATAGGTAAGCGAACCAAAATATTGGTAACAATCTCTGAAGGTAACAATTCCCATTGAATTAACTCGTTGTTGTCAGACATTGCCGCTGAGACTGAGAGACTAGAGTTTAGAGAATAATAAGTGATTACGACAAGAAATAAACACAGACAAAAGCTATATCGTGCATGAATTTATCTTTTGGTTGCTTTAATTTCCAACTACCTGGATGCACTTTGGCTGGTCTCTATTGGTAGATCTTTGCCACTACTAGTCTAGTACGTTGCTTTTACTTTAAGCAAAGAATATAGTTACGTGGATAATCAGATTAGAATCCAGCGAGTATTACCATCCCTACGGGGTAAACAGCAAATACCTACATAACTTCACTAAGCAAGCTTAGGTATCACGAAATACCTAGTTCTATTTGAATTGAAGAAAAGTAAAGTAGAATTGGTTtaaaattaatctatttttaacctactctactctactctatttCTCCTCCCTCTTCCAATGGTGGAGCCAGGACTTTAATTTAAGGGAGCAAAATCAaaagacaataataataataataataataataat
This genomic stretch from Castanea sativa cultivar Marrone di Chiusa Pesio chromosome 9, ASM4071231v1 harbors:
- the LOC142609380 gene encoding F-box protein At3g07870-like; this translates as MSDNNELIQWELLPSEIVTNILVRLPIKSIIICTSVSKAWKSLIQNPTFISTHLHHSHNKNLLFFNLCLENQEEFYALHNEIEPDFTQHTSFDYPSHVPDPDAKFRVVGTCNGLLLSLSNNLTMDTSRLCLWNPSVRKLVNLPPTHFSSNECIGFGFDPKTNDYKVVRVIKLMERLDFQIYSLSTGDQWRMLKVDLAPICAFCHHEPHAFINGALHWVASRLTDNEFLYFILVFDLGDEVFRHEILPPEPIGHTGMMSAFVSVYKDSIALIQKDYNCKLHIWVMKEYGVESSWTKVLSLNISNQGFFDLEDIPRVIGFRRNGEVLLKLDGGQLASQDFESKEIKDLGIIGYKNTFVDPYVESLVLLDKASNGVVTY